In Streptomyces puniciscabiei, a single genomic region encodes these proteins:
- a CDS encoding helix-turn-helix transcriptional regulator: MVAQRRAGSGKSSAGNRAAPERPTGVAGQYMGFGALLRQWRERAGLTQRPVWRALGICERKYRNIEKGATPRFSQAQCDALVELLNLDAEERHALLLHNVGTYLRSVPDEGRPDVNPALRLLIDRQMPSPTYLSDRYWNILAYNAAMAELWPWVMEPKANLIRWALTTAEGRATYHDWHKHATVFIRMLRFALTTHGEDPELLQLIEDVKKNPEIRQIWDSDDDLVEHRDGHVFLASVPTLGWKTIEIVSHVAYPAIMPDCRFVVMTWVEAEPDSQRDALGGIRNGWLDETHNTPREIDRAQERIAEAERLRAEDVHTARIVVESADKAAATAGKGGILLPALSRLVAPDCQLTLSPSKRTVTWAVEEAPGQWGVSEVSPATVIARIPRGSLPAQARAELKQLTRLALPAPPDAAASRIEQLLGALDEEQRLLREIHKDLSGHDHMRPDCQDVASLVTELRPGPALRTARPRRSGRRGSALPAAAAPADLPPHRLVESPICAQLHLPLPAALG, from the coding sequence ATGGTCGCGCAGCGGCGGGCCGGCAGCGGCAAGAGCTCTGCCGGGAACAGGGCTGCTCCCGAACGGCCTACCGGAGTCGCCGGTCAGTACATGGGGTTCGGCGCGCTGCTCAGGCAGTGGCGCGAACGCGCCGGCCTGACGCAGCGCCCCGTATGGCGGGCCCTGGGCATCTGCGAGCGCAAATACCGCAATATCGAAAAGGGAGCGACGCCGCGGTTCTCCCAGGCCCAGTGCGATGCTCTGGTGGAGCTGCTGAATCTGGACGCTGAGGAGCGCCACGCCCTGCTGCTCCACAATGTGGGCACCTACCTGCGGTCTGTCCCGGACGAGGGGCGTCCTGATGTGAACCCGGCGCTGAGGTTGCTCATCGACCGGCAGATGCCCAGCCCCACCTATCTGTCCGACCGCTACTGGAACATCCTCGCGTACAACGCGGCCATGGCCGAGCTGTGGCCGTGGGTGATGGAGCCCAAGGCCAACCTGATCCGCTGGGCCCTCACGACCGCCGAGGGGCGCGCCACGTACCACGACTGGCACAAGCACGCCACGGTGTTCATCCGCATGCTCCGGTTTGCACTCACCACCCACGGCGAGGACCCAGAGCTTCTGCAACTGATCGAGGACGTCAAAAAGAACCCCGAGATCCGGCAGATCTGGGACTCGGACGACGACCTGGTCGAGCACCGCGACGGCCACGTCTTCCTCGCCAGCGTGCCGACCCTTGGCTGGAAGACGATCGAAATCGTCAGCCACGTGGCCTACCCCGCGATCATGCCCGACTGCCGCTTCGTAGTCATGACCTGGGTCGAGGCGGAACCAGACAGCCAGCGAGACGCCCTGGGCGGCATCCGTAACGGCTGGCTGGACGAAACCCACAACACGCCGCGCGAGATCGACCGAGCCCAGGAGCGGATCGCGGAAGCAGAACGCCTCCGCGCTGAAGACGTCCACACCGCTCGAATCGTGGTGGAAAGCGCGGACAAGGCCGCGGCCACTGCCGGCAAGGGAGGCATCCTCCTGCCCGCCCTCAGCCGCCTCGTGGCACCCGACTGCCAGCTGACCCTCTCGCCGTCCAAGCGCACCGTGACCTGGGCAGTCGAAGAGGCCCCCGGACAGTGGGGCGTCAGCGAAGTGTCGCCCGCCACCGTGATCGCCCGCATCCCGCGAGGATCCCTGCCGGCCCAGGCTCGAGCCGAGCTGAAGCAATTGACCCGCCTCGCACTACCAGCTCCCCCCGACGCCGCCGCCTCCCGCATCGAGCAGCTCCTCGGCGCACTCGACGAAGAACAGCGACTGCTCCGCGAAATCCATAAAGACCTGTCTGGGCACGACCACATGCGCCCCGACTGCCAAGATGTGGCCAGCCTGGTCACCGAGCTGCGACCGGGCCCGGCGCTGCGCACTGCCAGGCCAAGGCGAAGCGGACGACGCGGCAGCGCCCTTCCCGCTGCTGCGGCCCCTGCGGACCTTCCCCCCCACCGCCTCGTAGAAAGCCCGATTTGTGCACAGCTACATCTACCCTTGCCCGCTGCGCTGGGCTGA
- a CDS encoding acyl-CoA thioesterase has product MHSYIYPCPLRWADADANGHVNNALFLRFMEEARTRMFREVLADDEAGRRQNAFVVSRASVEYRAPLHYREDPVDVHVRVTHSRAVSFELAYEIRDADQLYAEGTTAIAAFNLDTGRPRRLTEAEQAFIARYNDS; this is encoded by the coding sequence GTGCACAGCTACATCTACCCTTGCCCGCTGCGCTGGGCTGACGCAGACGCCAATGGGCACGTCAACAACGCCCTGTTCCTCCGGTTCATGGAGGAGGCGCGGACGCGCATGTTCCGGGAGGTGCTGGCCGACGATGAGGCCGGCCGCCGCCAGAACGCCTTCGTCGTGAGCCGCGCCAGCGTCGAGTACCGAGCCCCGCTGCATTACCGCGAAGACCCGGTCGACGTGCACGTCCGGGTTACCCACAGCCGGGCGGTCTCCTTCGAGTTGGCGTACGAGATCCGCGATGCCGACCAGCTGTATGCCGAGGGCACGACCGCCATCGCCGCCTTCAACCTCGACACCGGTCGCCCTCGCCGTCTCACCGAAGCCGAGCAGGCGTTCATCGCTCGCTACAACGACTCCTGA
- a CDS encoding helix-turn-helix domain-containing protein: protein MSWQSTVRASGYASYLVMRELDETAASGPIGARLAAWRRRRELTRDDLASRTGLELEYLAGLETGREWVDRRGRLAALAAALRLDVADLTGQPYPPRGEEHAAVRAVAFHLRRRMVRRQPDTAPGVLLEALADRIRAAARADAAGDEHHLALALPELIETADRAMAAATGPGRDEAVRLRVDAHVLAAGLLRRLGYKDLAWMLLHRARPGTREPLPVLVEEVRLLIDLGLPEYALARADRAEEAGADWELSALAAVAQAMAGRRPEAERLLATAAERADGARESALVIASRAAVAAEVGDSAEAADHVRAADHAALDGADRSGLLVVAAAAEARQDRADEAVAQLVEADATAPLRLRLDPFARDLVAALIGRTTAHTTAVRDLAERAGLW from the coding sequence TTGTCCTGGCAGAGCACGGTCCGGGCGAGTGGGTATGCGAGCTATCTGGTGATGCGCGAGCTGGACGAGACGGCCGCCAGCGGCCCGATTGGGGCCCGCCTGGCCGCCTGGCGCCGCCGCCGGGAACTGACCCGGGATGACCTTGCCTCCCGCACCGGCCTGGAGCTCGAGTACCTCGCCGGGCTGGAGACGGGGCGGGAGTGGGTGGACCGCCGCGGTCGGCTGGCGGCGCTAGCCGCCGCCTTGCGGCTTGATGTCGCGGACCTGACCGGGCAACCCTACCCGCCGCGTGGGGAGGAGCACGCGGCGGTGCGGGCGGTCGCCTTCCACCTGCGGCGCCGCATGGTCCGCCGACAACCGGATACGGCCCCCGGCGTGCTGCTGGAGGCGCTTGCGGATCGAATCCGGGCTGCCGCACGGGCCGATGCGGCGGGCGATGAGCACCATCTCGCGCTCGCATTGCCGGAGTTGATCGAGACGGCCGACCGCGCGATGGCCGCCGCTACGGGGCCTGGGCGGGACGAGGCGGTGCGGCTGCGCGTGGACGCGCATGTGCTGGCCGCCGGGCTGCTGCGACGACTGGGCTACAAGGACCTGGCGTGGATGCTGCTGCACAGGGCTCGTCCCGGCACGCGCGAGCCGCTGCCGGTGCTGGTCGAGGAGGTGCGGCTGCTGATCGACCTGGGCTTGCCGGAGTACGCGCTGGCCCGCGCCGACCGCGCCGAGGAGGCCGGCGCGGACTGGGAGCTGTCGGCGCTGGCCGCCGTCGCCCAGGCCATGGCCGGTCGCCGTCCGGAGGCCGAACGACTCCTTGCCACGGCCGCTGAACGGGCCGACGGCGCACGGGAGTCGGCCCTGGTGATCGCGTCCCGTGCCGCCGTCGCCGCCGAGGTGGGCGACTCGGCCGAGGCCGCCGACCACGTACGCGCGGCGGATCATGCCGCGCTCGACGGCGCCGACCGCTCGGGTCTGCTGGTGGTCGCCGCGGCGGCCGAGGCCCGCCAAGACCGCGCCGACGAGGCTGTCGCCCAGCTGGTCGAGGCAGACGCGACGGCACCGCTGCGGCTGCGGCTGGACCCGTTCGCTCGCGACCTGGTCGCCGCGCTCATCGGCCGCACCACCGCTCACACCACGGCGGTGCGGGATCTGGCCGAGCGGGCCGGGCTGTGGTGA
- a CDS encoding helix-turn-helix domain-containing protein, with the protein MNEEQAVRIGERLRSARRQRGMSLRNLAGLAGVSVGYLSMVENGQRLLDRSSLIASFAEALQIAPAELTGQPFAPVDPHTSAAHEAIPALRLTLMGLTMATPPDRRPPEVPAAVLTERVVKANRLYHGAEYGTLAAGLPTLLADLHAAAEAADGAARRALLKLLADAYHPACTLLLKNLGYTDLAFIAVTRAAEAIAELDDPVYSALSGFFHTHVLMAAGSPTQALAQATAAANTLEAHLTSLDAHALLGELHLISATSLTQDRQRPGNTRAEDVRGHLAEAAKLADRTGETRAWHLNFGPTNVGIHKVSLNTDLGLHGVAVTAGNGVHPETLADAPGRQAAFHADLGRSLAHLRGREAQAVAALLTAEEIAPQRIHANALVRNTVEFLTDRQLPAHAARDLRGLAHRIGLPL; encoded by the coding sequence ATGAACGAAGAGCAGGCCGTTAGGATCGGCGAGCGTCTGCGGTCGGCCCGCCGCCAGCGCGGGATGAGTCTGCGCAACCTCGCGGGCCTGGCCGGGGTGTCGGTCGGCTACCTGTCGATGGTGGAGAACGGTCAGCGGCTGCTGGACCGCTCCAGCCTCATCGCCTCCTTCGCCGAGGCATTGCAGATCGCCCCGGCCGAGCTGACGGGCCAGCCCTTCGCCCCGGTGGACCCGCACACCAGCGCGGCTCACGAGGCGATCCCCGCCCTGCGGTTGACGCTGATGGGCCTGACCATGGCCACCCCACCGGACCGCCGCCCACCGGAGGTTCCGGCGGCGGTGCTGACCGAACGGGTGGTGAAGGCCAACCGGCTCTACCACGGGGCCGAATACGGCACCCTCGCCGCTGGGCTGCCGACGCTGCTGGCCGACCTGCACGCAGCCGCCGAGGCCGCCGACGGCGCCGCCCGCCGCGCGCTGCTGAAACTGCTGGCGGACGCCTACCACCCCGCCTGCACCCTGCTGCTGAAGAACCTCGGCTACACCGACTTGGCGTTCATCGCGGTGACCCGTGCCGCCGAGGCGATCGCGGAGTTGGACGACCCGGTCTACTCCGCCCTGTCCGGCTTCTTCCACACCCATGTGCTGATGGCGGCCGGCAGCCCCACGCAAGCCCTGGCGCAGGCCACCGCCGCCGCCAATACCCTCGAAGCGCACCTGACGAGCCTCGATGCCCATGCGCTGCTCGGTGAACTCCACCTGATCTCCGCCACCTCGTTGACCCAGGACCGGCAGCGGCCCGGAAACACCCGCGCTGAGGATGTCCGCGGCCATCTGGCGGAAGCCGCCAAGCTGGCCGACCGCACCGGCGAGACGCGGGCCTGGCACCTGAACTTCGGCCCCACCAACGTCGGCATCCACAAGGTGAGCCTGAACACCGACCTCGGTCTGCACGGAGTGGCGGTCACCGCCGGGAACGGAGTCCATCCCGAGACGCTGGCGGACGCTCCGGGACGGCAGGCCGCCTTCCACGCCGACCTGGGCCGGTCGCTGGCCCATCTGCGAGGCCGGGAGGCCCAGGCGGTCGCGGCCCTGCTGACCGCCGAGGAGATCGCCCCGCAGCGCATCCACGCCAACGCACTGGTGCGGAACACCGTCGAGTTCCTCACCGACCGGCAGCTGCCCGCCCACGCAGCGCGGGACCTGCGGGGCCTGGCCCACCGTATCGGCTTGCCCCTCTGA
- a CDS encoding ATP-binding protein, translating into MSSTVMRHDFQVISEAEYVPLARRETAKVLAGWGMSEEVVSTACLIVSELVTNVVRHAAVLSPTAAVTLAVEEQAALVLVVADAHPLKPKPLPAAHDLGGRGLFLVDALVREVHGRAEVLLETATGGKRIVIRLPLAPVAA; encoded by the coding sequence ATGTCCAGCACTGTGATGCGCCACGACTTCCAGGTGATCTCCGAGGCCGAGTACGTCCCGCTGGCCCGCCGTGAGACGGCCAAGGTCCTTGCCGGCTGGGGCATGTCCGAGGAGGTCGTGAGCACCGCCTGCCTGATCGTCAGCGAGCTGGTGACGAACGTGGTGCGGCACGCGGCCGTGCTCTCGCCCACGGCCGCGGTCACCCTCGCTGTCGAGGAGCAGGCCGCGCTGGTGCTGGTGGTCGCGGATGCCCACCCGCTCAAGCCGAAGCCGCTGCCCGCCGCCCACGACCTCGGTGGCCGCGGCCTGTTCCTGGTCGACGCCCTGGTGCGGGAAGTCCACGGCAGAGCCGAGGTCCTCCTGGAGACCGCCACGGGCGGCAAGCGGATCGTCATCCGTCTTCCCCTGGCTCCCGTTGCGGCCTGA